In the Mastomys coucha isolate ucsf_1 unplaced genomic scaffold, UCSF_Mcou_1 pScaffold18, whole genome shotgun sequence genome, one interval contains:
- the Ctrc gene encoding chymotrypsin-C translates to MLGITVLAAILACASSCGNPAFPPNLSTRVVGGEDAAPNSWPWQVSLQYLKDDTWRHTCGGSLITTSHVLTAAHCINNALTYRVALGKYNLTVEDEEGSVYAEVDTIYVHEKWNRLLVWNDIAIIKLAEPVELSDTIQVACIPEPDSLLPQDYPCYVTGWGRLWTNGPIADVLQQGLQPIVSHATCSKLDWWFIKVRKTMVCAGGDGVISACNGDSGGPLNCQVEDGSWQVHGIVSFGSSRGCNVHKKPVVFTRVSAYNDWINEKIQL, encoded by the exons ATGTTGGGAATTACAGTCCTCGCTGCCATCCTGGCCTGCG cctccagctgtGGGAACCCCGCCTTCCCACCCAACTTGTCAACCAGAGTGGTAGGAGGAGAGGATGCTGCCCCCAATAGCTGGCCTTGGCAG GTCTCTCTTCAGTATCTCAAGGATGACACATGGAGGCACACCTGTGGGGGCAGTCTCATCACCACCAGCCACGTCCTCACTGCTGCCCACTGCATCAA CAATGCCTTGACCTACCGTGTGGCCCTGGGGAAGTATAACCTGACAGTGGAGGATGAGGAAGGCTCCGTGTACGCCGAGGTGGACACCATCTACGTCCATGAGAAGTGGAACCGTCTCCTGGTGTG GAACGACATTGCCATCATCAAGCTGGCTGAGCCTGTGGAGTTGAGCGACACCATCCAGGTGGCCTGCATCCCAGAGCCAGATTCCTTGCTGCCTCAGGACTATCCTTGCTATGTCACTGGCTGGGGTCGCCTCTGGA CCAACGGTCCCATTGCTGACGTGCTCCAGCAGGGCCTGCAGCCCATAGTGAGCCATGCCACGTGCTCCAAGTTGGACTGGTGGTTCATCAAGGTCCGGAAGACGATGGTGTGCGCTGGGGGTGATGGCGTCATCTCCGCCTGTAAC GGAGACTCTGGCGGCCCACTGAACTGCCAAGTGGAAGATGGCTCATGGCAGGTGCATGGCATTGTGAGCTTCGGTTCCAGTAGAGGCTGCAATGTACACAAGAAGCCGGTGGTCTTCACCCGAGTGTCTGCCTATAATGACTGGATCAATGAG AAAATAcaactgtga